In the genome of Sulfurimonas autotrophica DSM 16294, the window AAAAGTATAAATATTCACATAAAGCAAATTTAGTTATTCACATCCATTTAACCCTGTTTTATGGAAAAAAAAAGTACTATTCACATATAAATAATTAAATAAGGTTTTATGTGAATATAGGTCAAGAAGTATTAAAAGCTCTCAAAGAGGAGATAAGTGAACTGGAATATAACAGGTATATCAGACATTTATCTTATGATATAAAAAAATCAACAGGGGATGCAGCTATATTTTATGCACCCAATGCCTTGGTAGTTAATTGGATTAAAAATAAATATAGAGAAAAAATTGCCCATCTTTTTGAAATTAAAAATGGTTCCAAAGTAAATATAAAAATTACACTCAAAAATACAATAGAAAAAAGAAAGACAAAAAAAAATGTAGAAGTTAAACAAAACAGCTCACTTTTAAACCCTTCACACTCTTTTGACAACTTTATGGTCGGCGGTTCCAACCAGTTTGCCTATGCTGCCGTAAAAAGTGTCAGTGAAAATGCAGGAAAGGTTTATAATCCTCTCTTTATATACGGTGGTGTCGGTCTTGGTAAAACTCACCTTATGCAGGCAGCCGGCAATGTTTTTCAAAATGAAGGTAAAGTTGTTATTTATACAACAGTCGAACAGTTTTTAAATGATTTTATTCGACACGTAAGAAACAAGACTATGGAACGTTTTCAGGAAAAATATCGTAAATGTGATGTACTTCTGATAGATGATATTCAGTTTTTAAGCAATAAAGAAGGAATTCAAGAAGAATTCTTTCACACTTTTG includes:
- the dnaA gene encoding chromosomal replication initiator protein DnaA — protein: MNIGQEVLKALKEEISELEYNRYIRHLSYDIKKSTGDAAIFYAPNALVVNWIKNKYREKIAHLFEIKNGSKVNIKITLKNTIEKRKTKKNVEVKQNSSLLNPSHSFDNFMVGGSNQFAYAAVKSVSENAGKVYNPLFIYGGVGLGKTHLMQAAGNVFQNEGKVVIYTTVEQFLNDFIRHVRNKTMERFQEKYRKCDVLLIDDIQFLSNKEGIQEEFFHTFEALKGAGKQIILTADKHPKKIGGLEARLQSRFEWGLVADIQPPELETKIAIIKKKCEINKVKLSEDIVNYIATVIDSNVREIEGILSKLHAYSQLMHVDIDLDFTKNVLKDQMNENRANLTMETITQIVAKDLNIKPSEIRSKGRSKNIVYARRISIYICRELTQNTMPQLAQYFGMKDHTAISHTIKKINSLIKDDEDFKVKIDELTNKITSSS